A stretch of the Camarhynchus parvulus chromosome 4, STF_HiC, whole genome shotgun sequence genome encodes the following:
- the PDLIM3 gene encoding PDZ and LIM domain protein 3 isoform X2, translating to MPQNVVLQGPSPWGFRLSGGIDFNQPLIITRITPGSKASAANLCPGDVIIAIDGLGTENMTHNDAQERIKAATHQLSLKIERAGTKLWSPQVSEDGKAHPFKINLEAEPQEFKPIGTAHNRRAQPFVAAANIDDKRQVVSSSYNSPIGLYSSGNIQDALHGQLRGLIPNSAQNDPSPNSVCQSDVYKMLHANQEEPSQPRQSGSFKVLQNLVSEEDGRPVGTRSVKAPVTKIPTAMPGVQKVPQCDKCGSGILGTVVKARDKYRHPECFVCSDCDLNLKQKGYFFVEGQLYCEAHARARMRPPEGYETVTVYPKC from the exons ATGCCACAAAATGTTGTTCTCCAAGGACCGTCACCCTGGGGATTCAGGCTCTCAGGAGGAATAGATTTTAACCAACCTTTAATCATAACCAGG ATTACACCTGGAAGCAAGGCTTCAGCCGCCAACCTGTGCCCTGGTGATGTTATTATAGCTATTGATGGTCTAGGCACAGAGAACATGACACACAATGATGCCCAGGAGAGAATCAAAGCAGCTACACATCAGCTTTCTTTGAAAATAGAGAG gGCAGGAACTAAATTATGGTCCCCACAAGTTTCAGAAGATGGCAAAGCACATCCCTTCAAGATAAATTTGGAAGCTGAACCTCAG GAATTCAAGCCTATTGGTACAGCTCACAACAGAAGGGCCCAGCCTTTTGTTGCAGCAGCAAATATTGATGACAAAAGACAGGTAGTGAGCTCCTCCTATAATTCTCCAATTGGGCTCTATTCATCGGGCAATATTCAAGACGCGCTTCACGGACAACTGAGGGGTCTCATTCCTAACTCAGCACAAAA TGACCCATCTCCCAACTCAGTGTGTCAGTCTGATGTGTACAAGATGCTGCACGCCAACCAGGAGGAGCCCAGTCAGCCACGCCAGTCTGGCTCCTTTAAGGTGCTCCAGAATTTAGTCTCCGAGGAAG aTGGGCGCCCTGTGGGAACAAGAAGTGTGAAAGCACCTGTAACAAAGATACCTACTGCCATGCCTGGTGTCCAGAAAGTGCCACAGTGTGACAAATGTGGGAGTGGGATTCT AGGGACAGTGGTGAAGGCACGTGATAAATACCGGCATCCGGAGTGCTTTGTGTGCTCTGACTGCGATCTCAACCTGAAACAAAAAGGCTACTTCTTTGTGGAGGGCCAGCTGTACTGTGAAGCTCACGCCCGCGCCCGCATGAGGCCACCAGAGGGATATGAAACAGTCACGGTTTACCCCAAATGCTAG
- the PDLIM3 gene encoding PDZ and LIM domain protein 3 isoform X1 — translation MPQNVVLQGPSPWGFRLSGGIDFNQPLIITRITPGSKASAANLCPGDVIIAIDGLGTENMTHNDAQERIKAATHQLSLKIERAGTKLWSPQVSEDGKAHPFKINLEAEPQDINYFEHKHNIRPKPFIISGRSSGCSTPSGLDCGSGRSTPSSISTVSSICPMELKAVSKMAPNVPLEMELPGVKIVHAQFNTPMQLYSDDNIMETLQGQVSTALGETPIISDPSPNSVCQSDVYKMLHANQEEPSQPRQSGSFKVLQNLVSEEDGRPVGTRSVKAPVTKIPTAMPGVQKVPQCDKCGSGILGTVVKARDKYRHPECFVCSDCDLNLKQKGYFFVEGQLYCEAHARARMRPPEGYETVTVYPKC, via the exons ATGCCACAAAATGTTGTTCTCCAAGGACCGTCACCCTGGGGATTCAGGCTCTCAGGAGGAATAGATTTTAACCAACCTTTAATCATAACCAGG ATTACACCTGGAAGCAAGGCTTCAGCCGCCAACCTGTGCCCTGGTGATGTTATTATAGCTATTGATGGTCTAGGCACAGAGAACATGACACACAATGATGCCCAGGAGAGAATCAAAGCAGCTACACATCAGCTTTCTTTGAAAATAGAGAG gGCAGGAACTAAATTATGGTCCCCACAAGTTTCAGAAGATGGCAAAGCACATCCCTTCAAGATAAATTTGGAAGCTGAACCTCAG gATATCAACTACTTTGAACACAAGCATAATATTCGGCCCAAACCTTTCATAATCTCAGGCCGAAGCAG TGGATGCAGCACTCCCTCGGGGCTGGACTGTGGCAGTGGGCGCAGCACCCCCTCTTCCATTAGCACGGTCAGCTCCATCTGCCCCATGGAGCTCAAAGCGGTGTCTAAGATGGCCCCCAATGTGCCCCTGGAAATGGAGCTTCCCGGTGTCAAGATTGTACACGCCCAGTTTAACACACCTATGCAGTTGTACTCAGATGACAATATCATGGAAACACTGCAAGGCCAAGTTTCTACAGCTCTGGGGGAAACACCCATTATAAG TGACCCATCTCCCAACTCAGTGTGTCAGTCTGATGTGTACAAGATGCTGCACGCCAACCAGGAGGAGCCCAGTCAGCCACGCCAGTCTGGCTCCTTTAAGGTGCTCCAGAATTTAGTCTCCGAGGAAG aTGGGCGCCCTGTGGGAACAAGAAGTGTGAAAGCACCTGTAACAAAGATACCTACTGCCATGCCTGGTGTCCAGAAAGTGCCACAGTGTGACAAATGTGGGAGTGGGATTCT AGGGACAGTGGTGAAGGCACGTGATAAATACCGGCATCCGGAGTGCTTTGTGTGCTCTGACTGCGATCTCAACCTGAAACAAAAAGGCTACTTCTTTGTGGAGGGCCAGCTGTACTGTGAAGCTCACGCCCGCGCCCGCATGAGGCCACCAGAGGGATATGAAACAGTCACGGTTTACCCCAAATGCTAG